One window of the Trifolium pratense cultivar HEN17-A07 linkage group LG2, ARS_RC_1.1, whole genome shotgun sequence genome contains the following:
- the LOC123905459 gene encoding uncharacterized protein LOC123905459 has translation MVQFMASRNVRSESVSNRENIPVKFEIEDYLEEEHSPLHKRCKQWSASNDASLSSSSQDNSILDEPSPLGLSLKKSLSFLELIQMKLSQGNMVLVNKRDDSLNSGSKKESRAPAEKLKASNFPAMLLKIGSWEYKSKHEGDLVAKCYFAKEKLVWEVLDGELKSKIEIQWSDITAIKANCPEDGPSSLTLVVARQPLFFRETNPQPRKHTLWQTTTDFTGGQASKHRKHFLQCEQGLLTKHFEKLIQCSLHLNLLSRQPEIILESPYFDTRLTAFEKPDNGKGSATTRFQNTGSPHSSLSPSFTIEHSDPSAITLDSVPCEAPSSSSEGIYSSEADSKGPSNLDQIKLPGLRHSMSRSDFIDYIQHDLSEEMNSGNPSFSAERLDYLKMLDDVGQHLLSDNQVTIASNDNSFISRVSSLCNILQLDPAEVLNSLDKGPGKNIQLGHDLESMQGNGTKIDIKAAAEEDSRDVYGGNPTSGMSRNDSYANLLLDLPRIASLPRIASLSSLYK, from the exons ATGGTTCAGTTCATGGCTTCTAGGAATGTCCGTTCAGAATCGGTGTCTAATCGTGAAAATATTCCGGTCAAATTTGAAATTGAGGATTATCTCGAAGAAGAACACTCTCCTCTTCATAAGCGTTGCAAG CAATGGAGTGCTTCGAACGATGCATCTTTGAGTTCTTCTTCGCAAGACAATAGTATACTTGATGAGCCTAGCCCTTTGGGTTTAAGTCTTAAGAAGAGTCTTTCATTTTTAGAATTGATACAAATGAAGCTGTCTCAAGGGAATATGGTTCTTGTAAATAAAAGAGATGATAGTTTAAACTCTGGGTCGAAAAAAGAGAGTCGGGCTCCTGCCGAAAAGCTGAAGGCTTCAAATTTCCCAGCCATGCTTTTAAAGATCGGTTCATGGGAG TATAAATCAAAACATGAGGGCGATTTAGTGGCAAAGTGTTACTTTGCCAAAGAGAAGCTTGTTTGGGAAGTTCTTGATGGTGAACTCAAGAGTAAAATAGAAATCCAATGGTCAGATATCACGGCAATTAAAGCAAATTGTCCTGAAGATGGACCTAGCTCATTGACTTTAGTT GTTGCTAGACAGCCTCTCTTCTTCAGGGAGACCAATCCTCAACCTAGAAAGCACACACTGTGGCAAACTACAACTGATTTTACCGGTGGGCAGGCTAGCAAACACAG gaAGCATTTTTTGCAATGTGAACAAGGACTGTTGACAAAACATTTTGAAAAGCTCATCCAGTGCAGCTTACATCTTAATTTATTAAGCAGACAGCCAGAGATTATATTGGAGTCACCTTATTTTGATACACGACTCACTGCTTTTGAGAAACCTGACAATGGCAAAGGATCAGCAACGACTCGTTTTCAGAACACGGGATCTCCTCATTCGTCCCTGTCACCATCATTTACCATTGAGCACAGTGATCCTTCTGCCATTACTTTAGATAGCGTGCCATGCGAAGCACCTTCCTCCAGTTCAG AAGGAATATATTCTTCTGAAGCTGATTCGAAGGGCCCAAGTAACTTGGATCAAATAAAACTGCCCGGCCTCCGTCATTCTATGTCTCGGAGCGATTTCATTGACTATATTCAACATGACCTTTCCGAAGAAATGAACTCAGGGAATCCATCCTTTTCTGCTGAAAGATTGGATTACCTAAAAATGCTGGATGATGTTGGACAGCATCTGCTTAGTGACAATCAGGTTACAATAGCTTCCAATGACAATTCATTTATTTCAAGGGTCAGTTCTCTTTGCAATATTCTGCAATTGGATCCTGCAGAAGTGCTGAATTCACTCGACAAAGGACCTGGAAAAAATATTCAACTTGGTCATGATCTTGAGTCAATGCAGGGCAACGGAACCAAAATAGATATCAAGGCTGCTGCTGAGGAGGACTCAAGAGATGTTTATGGTGGCAATCCGACATCAGGCATGTCCAGGAATGACTCCTATGCAAACTTGCTTCTTGATCTTCCTCGAATTGCATCTCTTCCGCGAATTGCATCTCTTTCATCCCTATATAAATAA
- the LOC123904649 gene encoding uncharacterized protein LOC123904649, whose translation MNRMPNIVSAFDDNGCIFCNVNKDSWPNILQSSSVCSLHLNFLSKQPDIILDSPYFGTQFGAFEKPDDLTDFDLHQVNGKGSATTRFLSPSFTIEHSDAFAITLHSVPCEAPSSSSEGIYCSEADSRSPSNLDQIRLEDVRHVLLSDDVEVTIASDDSSLISKVKSFGNVLDLDPVEVLNPPDIGHEENIELGDDLESNEGNRIEMDIKVAAEEDSRDVYGGNPTSGMSRNDSFLDVVLHLPKIASLPKIASFSLFAPLSFPYDYDDYDFRMFE comes from the exons ATGAATCGAATGCCGAATATCGTTTCGGCATTCGATGACAATG gaTGCATTTTTTGCAATGTGAACAAGGACAGTTGGCCAAACATTTTGCAAAGCTCATCCGTGTGCAGCTTACATCTTAACTTCTTAAGCAAACAACCAGATATAATATTGGATTCACCTTATTTTGGTACACAATTCGGTGCTTTTGAGAAACCTGACGATCTAACAGATTTTGATTTGCATCAAGTCAATGGCAAAGGATCAGCAACGACTCGTTTTCTGTCACCTTCATTTACGATTGAGCACAGTGATGCTTTTGCCATTACTTTACATAGCGTGCCCTGCGAAGCACCTTCCTCCAGTTCAG AAGGAATATATTGTTCTGAAGCTGATTCGAGAAGCCCAAGTAACTTGGATCAAATAAGGCTAGAAGATGTTAGACATGTTCTTCTTAGTGACGACGTTGAGGTTACAATAGCTTCCGATGACAGTTCATTAATTTCAAAGGTCAAATCTTTTGGCAATGTTCTAGATTTGGATCCTGTAGAAGTGCTGAATCCACCCGACATAGGACACGAAGAAAATATTGAACTTGGTGATGATCTTGAGTCAAATGAGGGCAACAGAATCGAAATGGATATCAAGGTTGCTGCTGAAGAGGACTCCAGAGATGTTTATGGTGGCAATCCGACATCCGGCATGTCCAGGAATGACTCCTTTCTAGACGTGGTTCTTCATCTTCCTAAAATTGCATCTCTTCCTAAAATTGCATCTTTTTCTCTATTTGCACCTCTTTCATTCCcatatgattatgatgattatGATTTCAGAATGTTCGAGTAG